The Fuscovulum sp. sequence GCAACCAGACCCGCACCGTGACCGTTGCCCCCGATGGCACCTGGACGGCGGCCTTCTCCGGCCCGAACCTTCCTGGAGATGGCACCCATACCGCCACGGCGGTCTTTACCGGGGGCGGGACCACCGAAACGCTTACCGGCGGTGGCTTCGTCATCGACATGACCCCGCCGCCTGTCGCCGCCACCAACGGCGTGCAATCGTCGGGCGATGTCGAAAACCTGGCCGAATACGGCGATGGCGTCACCCTCGGCGGCACAAGCGAACCCGGCGCCACGGTCAATGTCACCCTCGGCACGCCCGGCACGCCAGGGGCAATCACGCGTGCCGCAACGGTCAATCCCGATGGCACCTGGACCATCACCTTCACCCCACAGGAAATCGCGGGCGGCGAACGCAATCAGTCCGTGACCATCGTCGCGACCGACCGCCTCGGCAACACCCGCAGCATAACCGAAACCATCGTTCTTGATACCATCGCCCCGCCGCTCGCCCTGAACAGCGTGGCTGGTGACAACCTCGTCAACCGCAGCGAAAGCCAATCCGCCATCGTGGTCAGCGGCACCGCGACGCCGAACAGCACGGTCACGTTGACCATCGAAGGCATCCCCGGCACGGTCACCCGCCCGGTGGATGCCAACGGCGTCTGGACGCATGAATTGCCCGCAGGCACCTTCCCGCCCGGCACCTATACCCGCAACATCACCGCCACCACGTCAGACGCGGCTGGAAACCCCACCACAGTTACCCGCACGCTGAACATCGACACGGAAATGTCGGTCGCCATCAATCCGGGTGCCTTCGCCAACGACAATGTGGTGAACCTTGCGGAATCGAACGGCAGCCTCACCCTGTCGGGGACCGTTGCCCGCGATGCCACGCGGGTTGAGGTGCAGTGGCTTGGCCAGCCCATCCCCGCCACGCTGAACGGCGATGGCACATGGTCGGTGCAGTTCCCGCCGGGTTCGGCGGGGGCGTTCACCCGCGACAGCACGCTCACCGTCACTGCATGGGATGCGGCAGGGAACCGCGAAACCACCACCCGTCCCGTCCGGATCGATCTGGAAACCACGCTGAACGTCGAACAAAATCCGGTCGGCACCGATAACATCCTATCGGGCAGCGAACGCGCGGCAGGTTTCACCCTTGATGGCGAAGGCGAACCGGGCGCACGGGTTTACCTCAATCTCAACGGCACCGATTACGGCCCCGTCACGGTGGGTGCAGATGGCCGATGGTCCCACACCTTTGCCCCCGGCTCATTGGCCGGGCTGACGGATGCACAGGGCGGCACCATCACCGCCTATTCCATCGACGCCGCCGGAAACCGCAGCTCGACAGAGACCCGCACCTTCAACGTCGACACCACGGTCGGCAATTTCACCTTCGCCGCGCCCGATTTGAACGGCGCGGTGAATGACGGCCCGCGCGATCCGTCGGTCCTCAACGCCGCCGAACGTAACGCAGGCTTGGTGGTTGAAGGCACCGTTGAACCGGGCTCGTCCGTTCGCATCACGGTGTCGGGAACCAATTGGTCCATCACCATCCCCGCCGAACAGACGATGAGCGGCACCTGGCGGATCACCTTGCCGCGTGATGCCCTGCCCGAAGGCGCGGCAACCTCGGCAACCATCACCGCCACGGCAACAGATCGTCATGGCAACACCTCGCCGCCGCAGGAACGCACCGTCGCGATCGACACGGTCGTTGCCGATTTCAATGCCGGCGACATCCGCCTTGGCACCGGAACCGACAACATCCTCAACGCCAATGAACATGGCGCGGGCCTGCCCGTTTCCGGCCGGGCCGAGCCCGGGTCCACCATTAACGTCACGGTCAACGGCCACACTCGCAGCGTGCTGGTCGGTGACAATGGACAATGGACAGTCACCTTCACCCCCGACCAGATCCCCACCGGGGAACGCGCGAACATCCCCGTTACCGTTTCGGCCACCGACAGCGCGGGCAATGTAAGCGGTCCGCACACCGTCAACTTCTCGGTCGATACCATCGCCCCGAACACGCCCGAGGTTCTGCGGACCGAAGATTTCGCCGGCGGCTACAGCGCGATCACGACAACCAACACCAACGACACCTACCGCTTCCACCGGGTAGACAGCACGGGTGCCGCAACGCCCATCCTGGCCGATGAAAGCATGACGAACCGGGGCGAAGACCGGTTCGACTTCCGCACTGACATCCCCGATGGCAGCTACCTCGTCATCAACACACGCGACGGGGCGGGGAACGAGGCGAACACGCTGTTCATCAAGAACACCGCCACCGGCGTGGCTGTGGATCTGACACGCCAAGGTCTTGAAAACTTTGATCTGTCGGCAATCGACCTGACCCGCGCCCCCGACGCGCGCCTCACAATCAACGCCCAGCAGTTGGAATCGCTTACCGGCCCGGACCAGCGCCTGATCGTGAAGGGTGAATCGACCGATCAGGTCACGCTCCGCAACGTGACCAATGTGCAGGACGATGTGGTGATCAACGGGCAACGCTATGACATCTACACTTTGGGCAACAACGGCGCGCAGGTGCTGCTCGAAGATGATGTGTCGCGCACGGTGATTGTCTGACGCAAAGGCCATGACCCCCCCACGCCGCCAAACCCCATCGGCCAGAGCGGCACCGCTCAACCACCCCCGTGCCGTTTCCGGGGCACTTCTGGCCGTGGCGGTGCTGCTTTCCGGGTGTCAGGGCGGGTTGCAGCCGCCCTCAATGCTGGCATTTGGCCGGGGCCATGCTCCCGCCGATCCCGCGCTTCGCCAGCGTCTTGCCCCGGAAAGCGGCACCGCCGCCTCTGCTGTCATTGCCGAACTGGCGTCGCGGCAGTCCATCCTGCCGCCGGGCAGCGCCTATGCCCGCATCGCGGATGCGGTCCTCGCCGCAAATCCCGGGGCCGATGCCGCAGAACTTGGCCTTGCGCGCCTGCGGGCCGAGGCTGCGTCGCGCAACGGCTGGCCCACAATCGCCCCCGCAATCACGCTCAACAGCCTTGCAGGCCTTGCCGCGCAACTGGTGGTCGACCAGCCCCTGCTGGATCATGGCCGCCGTCAGGCCGAACGCGCCCGCGCCGCGGCCGAGGTGGACCTTGCCGCCGTCACCCTGACCACACGCCAGAACGCCCGTATCCATGAGGGGTTGTCGCTTTATCTCACCGCCGAACAGGCTCGCGCCCAATCGGTTATCGCCGCCCGCGCCGCCACACGCCTGTCCACCCTGCATGACATTGTTCAGGCCCGCATCGACGGCGGCCTCTCCGACCGCAGCGAAGAGCAGATCATCGCCCAGACCATGGCCGAAATGCAGGCGACGCTGGCCACCGACGGCCAGACCCGCGCGCAGGCACTGGCCGATCTCGCCGCGCTGACGGGCCACAGCCCGCCTGCCGATCTGACCGGTACTCACCCGCTGCCTGCCGTGCCGCAAACCGACGCGCTTTCTGTCCTTCGGGCGCAGGCCGATGGCGCAAAAGCGCTGGCCGAGGCGCGGATCACCCGTGCCAACGCCCTGCCGGGCCTTTCCGCCAATGCCACCCTGTCCGAGAACGGCATCACCCCCGGCCTTGGTATCGGTGGCGTCC is a genomic window containing:
- a CDS encoding Ig-like domain-containing protein, producing the protein MSSAIDFTVRTAAGGTTYGHVAGPGESTFIQAGLGDSLSLNLSPQSVIGYTRSGNDLVIELSDGRTITVADWFDATADNPNTLYLSSNGMVTEVQLTDPGDGLLVANFSLAAGNEKWSPLDDLRFDDGDPVVTLAGTGEDEPAGMGIFAPALLGWGGAGIGAAALVGGAIIGGGGGGGGGGGGPTYTRTIDGAGTNTTITTNTSPPTINVNGTGIPGDIVAVTIGNQTRTVTVAPDGTWTAAFSGPNLPGDGTHTATAVFTGGGTTETLTGGGFVIDMTPPPVAATNGVQSSGDVENLAEYGDGVTLGGTSEPGATVNVTLGTPGTPGAITRAATVNPDGTWTITFTPQEIAGGERNQSVTIVATDRLGNTRSITETIVLDTIAPPLALNSVAGDNLVNRSESQSAIVVSGTATPNSTVTLTIEGIPGTVTRPVDANGVWTHELPAGTFPPGTYTRNITATTSDAAGNPTTVTRTLNIDTEMSVAINPGAFANDNVVNLAESNGSLTLSGTVARDATRVEVQWLGQPIPATLNGDGTWSVQFPPGSAGAFTRDSTLTVTAWDAAGNRETTTRPVRIDLETTLNVEQNPVGTDNILSGSERAAGFTLDGEGEPGARVYLNLNGTDYGPVTVGADGRWSHTFAPGSLAGLTDAQGGTITAYSIDAAGNRSSTETRTFNVDTTVGNFTFAAPDLNGAVNDGPRDPSVLNAAERNAGLVVEGTVEPGSSVRITVSGTNWSITIPAEQTMSGTWRITLPRDALPEGAATSATITATATDRHGNTSPPQERTVAIDTVVADFNAGDIRLGTGTDNILNANEHGAGLPVSGRAEPGSTINVTVNGHTRSVLVGDNGQWTVTFTPDQIPTGERANIPVTVSATDSAGNVSGPHTVNFSVDTIAPNTPEVLRTEDFAGGYSAITTTNTNDTYRFHRVDSTGAATPILADESMTNRGEDRFDFRTDIPDGSYLVINTRDGAGNEANTLFIKNTATGVAVDLTRQGLENFDLSAIDLTRAPDARLTINAQQLESLTGPDQRLIVKGESTDQVTLRNVTNVQDDVVINGQRYDIYTLGNNGAQVLLEDDVSRTVIV
- a CDS encoding TolC family protein — protein: MTPPRRQTPSARAAPLNHPRAVSGALLAVAVLLSGCQGGLQPPSMLAFGRGHAPADPALRQRLAPESGTAASAVIAELASRQSILPPGSAYARIADAVLAANPGADAAELGLARLRAEAASRNGWPTIAPAITLNSLAGLAAQLVVDQPLLDHGRRQAERARAAAEVDLAAVTLTTRQNARIHEGLSLYLTAEQARAQSVIAARAATRLSTLHDIVQARIDGGLSDRSEEQIIAQTMAEMQATLATDGQTRAQALADLAALTGHSPPADLTGTHPLPAVPQTDALSVLRAQADGAKALAEARITRANALPGLSANATLSENGITPGLGIGGVRLGLGSPATLAAADATPDLVARQTAEQRQIADRRRTELQGRIDQLRTRQLQGETVLRQTLDNLDLYVEQYSIGRRSLTDLTAQTAAAARMERDQAAFPYEIAKAELELARDIGALVDGGRL